From a single Rosa rugosa chromosome 7, drRosRugo1.1, whole genome shotgun sequence genomic region:
- the LOC133720800 gene encoding NAC domain-containing protein 46-like isoform X1: MMEEEAVVVNQGGGDDELMALPPGFRFHPTDEEIITCYLTEKVVNSNFTAAAIGEADLNKCEPWDLPNKAKMGEKEWYFFCQRDRKYPTGMRTNRATQSGYWKATGKDKEIYKRKTNSSNCLVGMKKTLVFYTGRAPKGEKTNWVMHEYRLDGKFTHYNLSKSAKDEWVVCRVFHKNMGLKRTSSPLSPTDQGAGGQLLRLNSFGDDFLDSSSSLPPLMDPTPSYDRPAGSYGGYRFDYGEHDDNDSKGKITAAPLSVPAANKTTPADMQYYFQVGSSTRQINRFQHPNAAAAAASYQMSNPMATPTMLYPQIHHNHQLIPNPSFSFQPNNNPDYYFQQEIRGPRTSFPNNQGSSVDFQSSKLDHQAILRAMAAAKNSNHQIETSVTTAGSGGLDSRQCKVEQYSSNNQSMFSVSQDTGLSTADMNTTTEISSSVVSKQEIEVGSSNTLYEDHLQSPSVVPISDIEGLWDY, encoded by the exons atgatgGAAGAAGAAGCTGTCGTGGTGAACCAAGGAGGAGGAGATGATGAGCTGATGGCCTTGCCTCCGGGATTTCGTTTCCATCCCACCGACGAGGAAATCATAACTTGCTATCTCACGGAGAAGGTGGTCAACAGCAACTTCACCGCAGCTGCAATCGGTGAAGCTGATTTGAACAAGTGTGAACCTTGGGATTTGCCCA ACAAGGCAAAGATGGGGGAGAAGGAGTGGTACTTCTTCTGCCAGAGAGACAGGAAGTATCCTACTGGCATGAGAACGAATCGAGCAACGCAATCTGGATACTGGAAAGCCACCGGAAAAGATAAAGAGATCTACAAGCGCAAAACCAACAGCAGTAACTGCCTTGTCGGGATGAAGAAGACTCTTGTGTTTTACACCGGAAGAGCTCCAAAGGGTGAGAAGACCAACTGGGTCATGCACGAATACAGACTCGACGGCAAATTCACACATTACAATCTTTCTAAGTCTGCAAAG GATGAATGGGTTGTGTGCAGGGTTTTCCACAAGAACATGGGTCTTAAAAGGACTAGTAGTCCATTATCTCCGACTGATCAAGGCGCTGGTGGCCAGCTGCTAAGGCTCAActcttttggggatgatttcttggattcttcttcttcactcccaCCTCTCATGGATCCTACTCCTTCCTACGACAGGCCTGCAGGCTCCTATGGCGGCTACCGCTTCGACTATGGAGAGCACGACGACAACGATTCCAAAGGAAAAATCACAGCAGCACCATTATCAGTACCAGCAGCCAATAAAACAACACCAGCAGATATGCAATACTACTTTCAAGTTGGCTCTTCCACTCGTCAGATCAACCGCTTTCAGCATCCCAACGCTGCTGCTGCTGCCGCTAGCTACCAAATGAGTAACCCAATGGCAACCCCCACCATGTTATACCCTCAGATTCATCATAATCACCAGTTGATTCCAAACCCTTCCTTCTCTTTTCAGCCAAATAATAATCCTGATTATTACTTCCAACAAGAGATAAGGGGCCCGAGGACTTCATTCCCAAACAATCAAGGCTCCTCCGTAGACTTTCAAAGCAGCAAACTTGATCATCAGGCCATTTTAAGAGCAATGGCTGCAGCTAAAAACAGCAACCACCAGATTGAAACATCAGTAACAACAGCAGGCTCAGGAGGCTTAGATAGTAGACAGTGCAAGGTGGAGCAGTATTCATCCAACAACCAGTCTATGTTTAGCGTCTCGCAAGACACTGGATTGAGCACCGCTGACATGAACACCACCACCGAGATATCATCATCAGTTGTCTCAAAGCAAGAAATCGAGGTCGGAAGCAGCAACACATTATATGAAGATCATCTTCAAAGTCCATCCGTTGTCCCTATTTCGGACATTGAAGGCTTGTGGGACTATTGA
- the LOC133720800 gene encoding NAC domain-containing protein 79-like isoform X2, with protein MADKAKMGEKEWYFFCQRDRKYPTGMRTNRATQSGYWKATGKDKEIYKRKTNSSNCLVGMKKTLVFYTGRAPKGEKTNWVMHEYRLDGKFTHYNLSKSAKDEWVVCRVFHKNMGLKRTSSPLSPTDQGAGGQLLRLNSFGDDFLDSSSSLPPLMDPTPSYDRPAGSYGGYRFDYGEHDDNDSKGKITAAPLSVPAANKTTPADMQYYFQVGSSTRQINRFQHPNAAAAAASYQMSNPMATPTMLYPQIHHNHQLIPNPSFSFQPNNNPDYYFQQEIRGPRTSFPNNQGSSVDFQSSKLDHQAILRAMAAAKNSNHQIETSVTTAGSGGLDSRQCKVEQYSSNNQSMFSVSQDTGLSTADMNTTTEISSSVVSKQEIEVGSSNTLYEDHLQSPSVVPISDIEGLWDY; from the exons ATGGCAGACAAGGCAAAGATGGGGGAGAAGGAGTGGTACTTCTTCTGCCAGAGAGACAGGAAGTATCCTACTGGCATGAGAACGAATCGAGCAACGCAATCTGGATACTGGAAAGCCACCGGAAAAGATAAAGAGATCTACAAGCGCAAAACCAACAGCAGTAACTGCCTTGTCGGGATGAAGAAGACTCTTGTGTTTTACACCGGAAGAGCTCCAAAGGGTGAGAAGACCAACTGGGTCATGCACGAATACAGACTCGACGGCAAATTCACACATTACAATCTTTCTAAGTCTGCAAAG GATGAATGGGTTGTGTGCAGGGTTTTCCACAAGAACATGGGTCTTAAAAGGACTAGTAGTCCATTATCTCCGACTGATCAAGGCGCTGGTGGCCAGCTGCTAAGGCTCAActcttttggggatgatttcttggattcttcttcttcactcccaCCTCTCATGGATCCTACTCCTTCCTACGACAGGCCTGCAGGCTCCTATGGCGGCTACCGCTTCGACTATGGAGAGCACGACGACAACGATTCCAAAGGAAAAATCACAGCAGCACCATTATCAGTACCAGCAGCCAATAAAACAACACCAGCAGATATGCAATACTACTTTCAAGTTGGCTCTTCCACTCGTCAGATCAACCGCTTTCAGCATCCCAACGCTGCTGCTGCTGCCGCTAGCTACCAAATGAGTAACCCAATGGCAACCCCCACCATGTTATACCCTCAGATTCATCATAATCACCAGTTGATTCCAAACCCTTCCTTCTCTTTTCAGCCAAATAATAATCCTGATTATTACTTCCAACAAGAGATAAGGGGCCCGAGGACTTCATTCCCAAACAATCAAGGCTCCTCCGTAGACTTTCAAAGCAGCAAACTTGATCATCAGGCCATTTTAAGAGCAATGGCTGCAGCTAAAAACAGCAACCACCAGATTGAAACATCAGTAACAACAGCAGGCTCAGGAGGCTTAGATAGTAGACAGTGCAAGGTGGAGCAGTATTCATCCAACAACCAGTCTATGTTTAGCGTCTCGCAAGACACTGGATTGAGCACCGCTGACATGAACACCACCACCGAGATATCATCATCAGTTGTCTCAAAGCAAGAAATCGAGGTCGGAAGCAGCAACACATTATATGAAGATCATCTTCAAAGTCCATCCGTTGTCCCTATTTCGGACATTGAAGGCTTGTGGGACTATTGA